The Sedimentisphaera salicampi genome includes a region encoding these proteins:
- a CDS encoding small basic protein has protein sequence MSVDRSLKVSNALNRHRNVLSRAERVERLIDEGRLEKGDFVTGLPKVSNRKVVAGKKKG, from the coding sequence ATGTCAGTTGATCGTTCTTTAAAGGTGTCTAATGCTCTCAACAGACACAGAAATGTTCTTTCAAGGGCAGAAAGAGTTGAAAGGCTTATTGATGAAGGCCGTCTGGAAAAAGGCGACTTCGTTACTGGGCTTCCAAAAGTTTCAAACAGAAAAGTTGTAGCCGGCAAGAAGAAAGGCTGA
- a CDS encoding glycosyltransferase family 2 protein: MVSSETPKPALSIFFPCFNEEENLGGLIEETLSFLPEISDDFEIIAVDDGSTDKTAQIAQEYAQKDSRVKLVSHEVNKGYGEALKTGFEEACKEYVFYTDGDKQFSIKDLGKVLPLVAGENAPADIASCYRQNRQDNIFRKLTGHTWNILMCILFGFKLKDIDCAFKLYRREIFDNIKLKSSGALIDTEILVRARKKGFRITQMPVRHYPRVYGESSGAKPAVVLKAFAELSKLWLDIVTDH; the protein is encoded by the coding sequence ATGGTAAGCAGCGAAACTCCTAAGCCGGCATTGAGCATCTTCTTCCCGTGCTTCAATGAAGAGGAAAATCTGGGCGGACTTATTGAAGAAACTCTCAGCTTCCTGCCTGAGATAAGCGACGACTTTGAGATAATAGCAGTTGACGACGGCAGTACAGACAAAACGGCTCAGATCGCTCAAGAATACGCACAGAAAGATTCAAGGGTAAAATTAGTAAGCCACGAGGTAAACAAGGGTTACGGCGAGGCCCTTAAAACCGGTTTCGAAGAGGCCTGCAAAGAGTACGTTTTTTACACAGACGGAGACAAGCAGTTTTCTATTAAGGATCTGGGAAAGGTTCTGCCTCTGGTAGCCGGCGAAAATGCACCTGCTGATATCGCTTCCTGCTACAGGCAAAACCGTCAGGACAACATCTTCAGAAAGCTCACCGGACATACATGGAATATCCTTATGTGCATACTTTTCGGCTTTAAGCTCAAAGATATAGACTGCGCTTTTAAGCTTTACCGCAGAGAAATATTTGATAATATTAAGCTAAAGAGCTCAGGAGCGCTGATAGACACGGAAATCCTCGTTAGAGCCCGAAAGAAGGGCTTCAGGATAACCCAAATGCCGGTAAGGCATTATCCCAGAGTTTACGGGGAGTCTTCCGGAGCTAAGCCGGCTGTAGTTTTGAAGGCGTTTGCAGAGCTTTCTAAATTGTGGCTTGATATAGTGACGGATCACTAA
- a CDS encoding nitroreductase family protein, with protein MDLFEAFKKRHSYRKDFTDEKVSRYMLEKIVEAGILAPSGKNEQTTQFVVVDDEEKVKEIASISGGRKAFHTASAYIVCLIDREPEPILKDMNFQVEDCAAAVENMLLAVTSFGLASVWIDGWLRVEGRNEKVCEILGIPKNKIARVILPIGYPAEKPEGPEKLGINERASFNTYDLS; from the coding sequence ATGGATCTGTTTGAAGCTTTCAAAAAAAGACACAGCTACAGGAAAGATTTTACCGACGAGAAAGTAAGCAGGTATATGCTGGAAAAGATCGTAGAGGCAGGCATACTGGCTCCTTCAGGTAAAAATGAGCAGACTACGCAGTTTGTAGTTGTAGATGATGAAGAGAAGGTTAAAGAAATAGCTTCCATTTCCGGCGGACGCAAGGCCTTCCATACAGCTTCCGCTTATATAGTTTGCCTGATAGACAGAGAGCCTGAGCCTATTCTGAAAGATATGAATTTTCAGGTGGAAGACTGCGCAGCAGCAGTGGAAAATATGCTTCTTGCAGTAACCTCATTCGGCCTTGCTTCAGTATGGATTGACGGCTGGCTCCGAGTTGAGGGAAGGAATGAGAAGGTGTGCGAGATTCTGGGCATACCGAAGAATAAGATTGCAAGAGTTATCCTTCCTATTGGATACCCTGCAGAGAAACCCGAAGGCCCTGAGAAGCTGGGAATAAACGAAAGAGCTTCTTTTAACACTTATGATTTAAGCTGA
- a CDS encoding 3-deoxy-D-manno-octulosonic acid transferase, translating to MKNRLGFVERKTDKKKCIWIHAVSLGEVNAAKGLIDILKNECTEAEIVLSTTTDTGFSRAQKLYGGELSIFFFPLDFSLFIRRAFSRIRPDVCVLVELEIWPNFIFTAEKRGVKTVVFNGRLSDKSFPKYKRIKFFVSKIFEKIDFFLVQTEKYAERFNALGAQKDKIAVTGSVKYDNACSLEEVDGVEELSRQIKLKESQMLITAGATGPGEEQILLDVYKELKQDFDNLRLAVVPRKPERFQQVYKIIENEGLGVKRYSQIKEDADAEIEESSDVILGDTMGDLRKFYALSDLIFVGRSLCPMGGSDMIEAAALGKFTVFGPHTFNFSESAELLVSNGAAVEAAGGKELADAFRRAIQEPQYRRKTGEAAKELIEASKGAGRHSAAKIKALL from the coding sequence TTGAAGAACCGTTTGGGTTTTGTAGAGCGGAAGACAGACAAGAAAAAATGCATCTGGATTCATGCTGTGAGCCTTGGCGAGGTTAATGCGGCCAAAGGCCTTATAGACATACTCAAAAATGAATGCACTGAGGCAGAGATTGTCTTGAGTACAACAACCGATACCGGCTTCAGCAGGGCACAAAAGCTTTATGGCGGGGAACTTTCAATATTCTTTTTTCCGCTGGATTTTTCATTATTTATCAGAAGGGCATTTTCAAGGATCAGGCCTGATGTATGCGTGCTTGTGGAATTGGAAATTTGGCCTAATTTTATATTTACTGCCGAAAAAAGAGGAGTAAAAACAGTTGTATTTAACGGCAGATTGAGCGACAAGAGCTTTCCAAAATATAAAAGAATTAAGTTTTTTGTTTCCAAGATCTTCGAAAAGATTGATTTTTTCCTCGTGCAGACTGAGAAATACGCAGAAAGATTCAATGCTCTCGGGGCACAGAAGGATAAAATTGCAGTTACAGGCAGCGTGAAATACGACAATGCATGCAGCCTTGAAGAGGTGGATGGAGTTGAGGAGCTTTCACGGCAGATAAAGCTCAAGGAGTCTCAAATGCTTATTACAGCAGGGGCTACAGGCCCTGGGGAAGAGCAGATTCTCTTAGATGTTTATAAAGAGCTAAAGCAGGATTTTGATAACCTGAGGCTCGCAGTTGTCCCGCGCAAGCCTGAGAGATTTCAGCAGGTTTATAAAATCATTGAAAATGAGGGTCTTGGCGTAAAGAGATACAGCCAAATTAAGGAAGATGCAGACGCAGAGATTGAAGAGTCTTCCGATGTGATCCTCGGAGATACTATGGGAGATCTGAGGAAATTCTATGCCCTCAGCGATTTGATTTTTGTTGGCAGAAGCCTGTGCCCAATGGGCGGTTCTGATATGATAGAAGCCGCAGCTCTCGGGAAATTCACAGTTTTCGGGCCGCATACATTCAACTTTTCCGAATCAGCTGAGCTGCTCGTCTCGAACGGGGCGGCTGTTGAAGCCGCCGGAGGGAAGGAGCTCGCAGATGCTTTTCGCAGGGCGATTCAAGAACCGCAATACCGCCGCAAAACAGGCGAGGCAGCAAAAGAGCTCATAGAAGCCTCTAAGGGGGCAGGCAGGCATTCTGCGGCTAAAATCAAGGCCTTGTTATAA
- the alr gene encoding alanine racemase, which produces MANSDTFFRPDLRASIDSQRLIENVNQLRGLTPTDNKFCAVVKANAYGHGIKEVVNLLKEEQVDFFAVASIFEAFYIKPLIERQRILVFEPLNISTPAKYIDFACRNDIHWAICSLEAAKRASQLASDKKLKLHINIETGMGRLGLEPAQAEELINFIADSPNLELAGIYTHFATADEDDLSFAYEQLDNFKRFIKTNTRCGDENVIRHAANSAACIKIPDSHFDMVRCGISMYGYFSRSQRHAPVSLKPVMKLEAPIVHIKRLPAGRSVSYGRSYFTKRETATAIIPSGYADGYSRLYSNNASVRIGDKFAPVIGRVCMDQIMADVTDIPEAKVGEFAVIIDNDQNSPAGAYCLANASNTICYEILISVHEHVRRVVI; this is translated from the coding sequence ATGGCTAATTCAGATACTTTTTTCAGGCCCGACCTGAGGGCCAGCATAGATTCTCAAAGACTCATCGAAAATGTAAATCAGCTTCGCGGCCTCACGCCGACGGATAATAAGTTCTGCGCCGTGGTAAAGGCAAACGCTTACGGCCACGGGATCAAGGAAGTTGTTAATCTCCTCAAGGAAGAACAGGTGGATTTCTTTGCAGTGGCAAGCATATTTGAAGCTTTTTACATAAAGCCTCTGATTGAGCGGCAGAGAATTCTTGTTTTCGAGCCTCTGAATATTTCTACGCCTGCAAAATATATAGATTTTGCGTGCAGAAACGATATACACTGGGCAATATGCTCGCTGGAGGCAGCCAAAAGAGCGTCGCAGCTCGCTTCGGATAAAAAACTGAAGCTGCATATAAATATTGAAACCGGCATGGGAAGGCTCGGGCTCGAACCCGCTCAGGCAGAAGAGCTGATAAATTTCATAGCAGACTCGCCAAACCTTGAGCTGGCAGGGATTTACACACATTTCGCAACTGCCGATGAGGATGACCTTTCTTTCGCTTATGAACAGCTCGATAACTTCAAGCGTTTTATTAAAACCAACACCCGCTGCGGGGATGAAAATGTAATAAGGCATGCCGCAAACAGCGCTGCCTGCATTAAAATACCAGACTCGCATTTTGATATGGTGCGATGCGGGATCAGTATGTACGGATATTTCTCCAGATCCCAAAGACACGCCCCCGTGAGCCTCAAGCCGGTGATGAAGCTCGAGGCGCCGATAGTGCATATCAAAAGGTTGCCGGCTGGCAGGTCTGTCAGCTACGGGCGGTCTTATTTTACCAAACGGGAGACGGCAACAGCTATAATCCCCTCCGGCTATGCAGACGGGTATTCAAGGCTTTATTCTAATAATGCTTCAGTGCGAATAGGCGACAAATTTGCCCCTGTTATAGGCAGGGTATGTATGGATCAGATAATGGCAGATGTAACGGACATTCCCGAGGCAAAGGTTGGGGAGTTTGCTGTAATAATAGACAATGACCAGAACTCCCCTGCAGGCGCTTACTGCCTTGCAAACGCCTCAAACACAATCTGCTATGAAATACTTATCAGCGTACATGAGCATGTAAGACGAGTTGTAATCTGA
- a CDS encoding pyridoxal phosphate-dependent aminotransferase — protein MVKVSRRAKEVPASATMAVASRAKELKAQGVDVVSFGAGEPDFDTPDYIKQAAVKALKDGKTGYTPTPGIPELREAVANKLQRDNNLEYEPTQVIINVGAKHSIYSTMQAVVDPGDEVILPAPYWVTYPEAIKLAGGKPVAVAGQEENQHKVSAEQIKAAITDKTSALLLNSPNNPGGFTYTPEELSEIAEVLEGTDIVVISDEIYEKLVYGDTVFQSFAAVSQDAYERTVTINGWSKAYAMTGWRLGFSAGPQEIISAMGRVQSHMTQNPVSFVQYAGIAAFDCADEVEKMRSEFEKRAEYTYNRLNGIYGVHCDRPTGAFYCFPDVSSFYGKKIGGETVNNSIDFAKGLLEQANVALVPGGPFGCDKNIRLSFACSMENIEKGIDRLEQWLTS, from the coding sequence ATGGTAAAAGTAAGTCGAAGAGCGAAAGAAGTGCCGGCTTCAGCAACGATGGCTGTTGCTTCAAGAGCTAAAGAGCTGAAGGCTCAAGGAGTGGATGTTGTCAGTTTCGGCGCGGGTGAGCCGGATTTTGACACGCCGGATTACATTAAGCAAGCCGCTGTTAAGGCTTTGAAAGACGGAAAAACAGGCTACACTCCAACGCCTGGGATTCCTGAGCTCAGAGAAGCGGTAGCTAATAAACTGCAAAGAGACAACAACCTCGAATACGAACCTACTCAAGTGATCATCAATGTAGGTGCGAAGCATTCCATCTATTCTACAATGCAGGCCGTTGTTGACCCGGGTGATGAGGTTATTCTTCCAGCCCCATACTGGGTAACATATCCAGAGGCTATTAAGCTAGCCGGCGGGAAGCCTGTGGCGGTAGCTGGGCAAGAGGAAAATCAGCATAAGGTTAGTGCTGAGCAGATTAAGGCTGCTATAACAGACAAAACTTCCGCCCTGCTGCTGAACTCTCCGAATAATCCGGGCGGATTTACTTATACCCCTGAAGAGCTCAGTGAAATAGCTGAGGTTCTTGAAGGAACAGATATCGTTGTTATATCAGATGAGATATACGAAAAGCTCGTTTACGGAGACACAGTCTTCCAGAGCTTTGCTGCTGTTAGTCAGGATGCATACGAGAGGACAGTAACGATAAACGGCTGGAGCAAGGCATACGCCATGACCGGCTGGCGGCTCGGCTTCTCTGCAGGCCCTCAGGAGATAATCTCTGCAATGGGCAGGGTGCAGTCTCATATGACTCAGAATCCTGTAAGCTTTGTTCAATATGCGGGAATTGCAGCATTCGACTGCGCTGATGAGGTTGAAAAAATGCGCAGCGAATTCGAAAAGAGAGCAGAATACACCTATAACCGCCTCAACGGCATTTACGGGGTTCACTGCGACAGGCCGACAGGAGCATTCTACTGCTTCCCGGACGTGAGCAGCTTCTACGGAAAGAAAATCGGCGGTGAAACTGTAAACAACAGCATAGACTTTGCTAAAGGGCTGTTGGAGCAGGCGAACGTTGCCTTAGTTCCGGGCGGACCTTTTGGATGCGATAAAAACATCAGGCTGAGCTTTGCCTGTTCAATGGAAAATATCGAAAAAGGGATAGACAGGCTTGAGCAATGGCTGACGAGCTGA
- a CDS encoding tetratricopeptide repeat protein: MAKLDKNQNAGAAYKKEAGAKRPQKKPFMTMGPTLHYKHSNVVRGWWLAVVVYLIACLFWSKVLWGNIDLISFQQLNSNAEIWLMGHLVKNPVSIYEYPWHIFVLGGLAAVLTFLPLMISQLLSFSYSILPVIFCFTIARLPGLAVMLLLACFMVAARPLRFRSRFISLVLCSSPVLLYFIITGKVPDPDPLKWGLSFSPWLLSWLLGLGLCGIILSVGHFTRYRPGQIWIAGAVMLMLSAFTFFDRISFAESDYKLYIQSNSPDSIENFQPHDISSILDKAARNPLFSSDDRFAYAPDPHIYREELIYELQEMLSLGTWPFWFIENCESDFYDYERKRRAVIEQYNYFSAEHPGSRRVASALYYKAILNEHQPDIPAIKELEVLRFYSEYPRAEVYPDWIKLYAKYPESVESLEARWRMAMNLAGRKKFNTAASLCREVLDLADEKRKIVEKNRSDETEIFQKPPETVVTPMDLQGLLHRTNYYLRFLKGKYLEAEPALLAKFIRLDKRSMDYLSELKSIEKRLPDNSPLADNVRLEILQKQYYGLSLIENLKKFVEQFPKTDGALEAKFLMGKRYAKLGLDESDPVKKGEFIDKADSMLSVLIEENPENIFVKDIKKLLSNLPNEE; this comes from the coding sequence ATGGCAAAATTAGATAAAAATCAAAATGCGGGAGCGGCTTATAAAAAAGAGGCCGGGGCAAAAAGGCCGCAGAAAAAGCCATTTATGACTATGGGGCCTACCCTGCATTATAAACATTCAAATGTTGTGCGGGGATGGTGGCTTGCTGTCGTTGTTTACCTTATAGCCTGTCTGTTCTGGTCTAAGGTTCTTTGGGGAAATATAGATTTAATTTCTTTCCAGCAGCTGAATTCAAATGCTGAGATTTGGCTCATGGGTCATTTGGTGAAAAATCCTGTGAGCATTTATGAATACCCTTGGCATATTTTTGTACTCGGCGGGCTTGCGGCAGTTCTTACGTTCCTTCCTCTGATGATATCTCAGCTTTTGAGCTTCAGCTACAGCATCCTTCCAGTGATTTTCTGCTTTACCATAGCAAGGCTTCCAGGGCTTGCAGTGATGTTGCTTTTGGCCTGTTTTATGGTGGCAGCGAGGCCGCTTCGATTCCGTTCGAGATTTATTTCGCTTGTGTTATGCAGCAGTCCGGTGCTGCTGTATTTTATAATCACGGGCAAAGTGCCCGATCCGGATCCGCTTAAATGGGGGCTTTCGTTCTCGCCATGGCTTCTTTCATGGCTTCTCGGGCTGGGCCTCTGCGGAATAATCCTGAGTGTAGGCCATTTCACCCGCTACCGCCCGGGGCAAATATGGATAGCGGGGGCAGTAATGCTTATGCTTTCCGCTTTCACCTTCTTCGACAGAATCAGCTTTGCAGAATCAGACTACAAACTATACATTCAGAGCAATTCGCCGGATTCCATTGAAAATTTCCAGCCTCACGATATAAGCAGTATCTTAGACAAGGCGGCAAGGAATCCGCTTTTTTCCTCAGATGACAGATTTGCATACGCCCCGGACCCGCATATCTACAGGGAGGAGCTGATTTACGAGCTTCAGGAAATGCTCTCTCTGGGAACGTGGCCTTTTTGGTTTATAGAAAACTGTGAATCGGATTTCTATGATTATGAACGTAAGAGACGGGCGGTTATTGAGCAGTACAATTATTTCTCTGCAGAGCATCCCGGCAGCAGGCGGGTTGCTTCTGCCCTGTACTACAAGGCAATACTCAATGAGCATCAGCCAGACATTCCTGCAATAAAAGAGCTCGAGGTGCTTCGCTTCTACAGCGAATACCCAAGGGCTGAGGTTTATCCAGACTGGATCAAGCTTTATGCTAAATATCCAGAAAGCGTTGAATCGCTGGAGGCAAGGTGGCGTATGGCGATGAATCTGGCAGGCAGGAAAAAATTCAATACCGCAGCGAGCCTCTGCAGGGAGGTCTTGGATCTGGCCGATGAGAAGCGAAAGATTGTTGAGAAAAACAGAAGCGATGAAACGGAAATTTTTCAGAAGCCGCCTGAAACGGTGGTTACACCTATGGATTTGCAGGGGCTTCTGCATCGAACAAATTATTATCTGCGGTTTCTGAAGGGTAAGTATCTTGAGGCAGAGCCCGCTCTTCTGGCTAAATTCATAAGGCTGGATAAGCGTTCCATGGACTATCTCAGCGAGCTTAAATCTATTGAGAAAAGGCTTCCGGATAACAGCCCGCTTGCGGATAATGTGAGGCTCGAAATACTTCAGAAGCAGTATTACGGGCTCTCTCTTATTGAGAATTTGAAAAAGTTTGTGGAGCAATTCCCAAAAACAGACGGGGCTTTAGAAGCAAAATTCCTAATGGGAAAAAGATATGCCAAGCTCGGGCTTGATGAGAGTGATCCGGTGAAAAAGGGTGAATTTATTGATAAGGCCGATTCTATGCTCAGCGTCTTGATAGAAGAAAACCCTGAGAATATTTTTGTTAAAGACATTAAAAAACTGCTTTCCAACCTGCCTAACGAGGAGTAA
- a CDS encoding anaerobic sulfatase maturase produces MNPFSLLVKPAGPDCNIACHYCFYSCKTSIFGEQKHRMSEEVLETMVRDYLRAGFEMNAIAFQGGEPTLMGLDFYKKLHEFENKYAKDGQQITNSLQTNGILLDDEWCEFLSKNGWLVGISLDGPKKYHDYYRVDKGGNGTYERVVESIERCKKHNVQFNILVLVNNLNVQDPDEIFDFFVHDHGIQFLQFVPCVEYDEETGEVTDFSVDPDKFGKFLCRIYDRWKEYGPEKLSVRIFDSTMSYLLTRRHTNCSFAKRCDDYIVIEHNGEAYCCDFFVENNWDLGNIMDKNITDIARSEKKKAFGQRKTKLPKKCVLCRHHSICRGGCPKDRIPVNGDPVQPNYLCESYQQYFDHAVEDLKGMLTERGLLQQQG; encoded by the coding sequence ATGAATCCATTTTCATTGTTAGTTAAGCCAGCCGGCCCCGATTGCAATATAGCCTGCCATTATTGCTTTTACTCCTGCAAAACCAGCATCTTCGGCGAACAGAAGCACAGGATGTCTGAAGAGGTGCTGGAAACGATGGTACGAGATTATCTTCGGGCTGGATTCGAGATGAACGCCATAGCTTTCCAAGGGGGAGAGCCCACATTGATGGGCCTGGATTTCTACAAAAAGCTGCACGAATTTGAAAATAAATACGCAAAAGACGGCCAGCAGATTACAAACTCCCTTCAGACCAACGGTATTCTGCTTGATGATGAGTGGTGCGAGTTTCTCAGCAAAAACGGCTGGCTCGTGGGAATAAGCCTCGACGGCCCGAAAAAGTACCACGATTACTACCGCGTGGATAAAGGCGGAAACGGGACATACGAGCGTGTAGTAGAATCTATAGAGCGCTGCAAAAAGCATAATGTTCAGTTCAATATCCTCGTGTTGGTAAACAACTTAAACGTGCAGGATCCGGATGAGATATTTGATTTCTTTGTACACGATCACGGAATACAATTCCTGCAGTTCGTTCCGTGTGTGGAGTACGACGAGGAAACTGGAGAGGTAACAGATTTCAGTGTTGACCCGGATAAATTCGGAAAGTTTCTCTGCAGGATTTACGACCGCTGGAAGGAATACGGACCGGAGAAGCTTAGTGTTAGGATATTCGATTCAACAATGAGCTACCTGCTCACCCGCCGTCATACTAACTGCAGCTTCGCAAAACGCTGCGATGACTATATAGTAATTGAGCATAACGGCGAGGCCTACTGCTGCGATTTCTTTGTGGAAAACAACTGGGATCTGGGCAATATTATGGATAAAAACATTACTGATATCGCCCGCAGTGAGAAGAAAAAGGCCTTCGGCCAGAGGAAAACCAAGCTGCCGAAAAAGTGTGTACTCTGCCGGCATCACAGCATCTGCAGAGGCGGCTGCCCAAAAGACAGAATCCCTGTAAACGGAGACCCTGTGCAGCCGAACTATTTGTGCGAGTCTTACCAACAGTACTTTGACCATGCAGTGGAGGACCTTAAAGGTATGCTCACCGAACGCGGCCTACTGCAGCAGCAGGGCTGA
- a CDS encoding pyridoxal phosphate-dependent aminotransferase, translating into MNNFLSQRSSMIDASGIRKVFDLAAQLKDPINFSIGLPDFDVPEKIKTAAADAIEQGKNRYSLTAGIPELREKISREVCSMYGWDNADTLVASGVSGGLLLTFLATIDPGDEVIVPDPYFVIYKHIINVLGGKCVYLDTYPDFQIDPEKLEDKITDRTKIIILNSPSNPTGAVYSEECVKAVAEIANRRDILIMSDEIYDKFSYSGRCPSAADYSENTILMKGFSKSYAMTGWRMAYVSVQEKLKGLLNEMTKFQQYTFVCAPTPFQYAALEAMDCDISDKVASYARKRDMLFEGLKGKFEITKPEGAFYMFPKAPGMSGSEFVEKAIENNVLIIPGSVFSEKDTHFRISYATSDEKIKQGIDILNSIV; encoded by the coding sequence ATGAATAATTTCTTATCACAGCGAAGCAGTATGATAGATGCAAGCGGAATTCGCAAAGTTTTTGATCTCGCCGCACAACTGAAAGACCCTATAAACTTCTCTATAGGTCTGCCCGATTTTGATGTGCCGGAAAAAATAAAAACCGCTGCGGCAGATGCGATTGAGCAGGGCAAAAACAGATACTCGCTCACAGCAGGCATACCCGAGCTTCGTGAGAAGATAAGCAGAGAGGTTTGCAGTATGTACGGCTGGGACAATGCGGATACACTCGTTGCAAGCGGGGTTAGCGGAGGCCTTCTGCTCACGTTCCTTGCAACGATAGACCCGGGCGATGAGGTGATAGTGCCCGATCCGTATTTCGTTATCTACAAGCATATTATCAACGTGCTTGGCGGAAAATGCGTTTATCTCGACACCTACCCCGATTTCCAGATAGATCCCGAAAAGCTTGAAGACAAAATCACAGACCGCACAAAAATAATTATCCTCAATTCCCCCTCCAACCCCACAGGAGCGGTTTACAGCGAAGAATGCGTGAAGGCTGTTGCGGAAATTGCAAACCGCAGGGACATACTGATTATGAGCGATGAGATATACGATAAGTTCTCATATTCAGGCCGATGCCCGAGCGCTGCAGACTATTCGGAAAACACAATCCTCATGAAAGGCTTCAGCAAAAGCTACGCAATGACAGGCTGGCGAATGGCCTATGTTTCTGTACAGGAAAAGCTCAAGGGACTTCTCAACGAGATGACCAAATTTCAGCAGTACACATTTGTTTGCGCTCCCACTCCGTTCCAGTATGCCGCTCTTGAGGCTATGGACTGCGATATAAGCGATAAGGTGGCCTCGTATGCCCGCAAGAGAGATATGCTCTTCGAGGGGCTGAAGGGTAAATTCGAGATCACAAAACCCGAAGGTGCATTCTATATGTTCCCAAAGGCCCCGGGTATGAGCGGAAGCGAATTTGTGGAAAAGGCAATTGAGAATAACGTTCTGATTATCCCGGGAAGCGTTTTCAGCGAGAAAGACACGCATTTCAGAATAAGCTATGCCACCTCAGACGAAAAGATTAAACAGGGAATAGACATACTGAACTCTATCGTGTAA
- a CDS encoding MATE family efflux transporter, producing the protein MNNLLKKAEIKASAAEVLAVAIPLIISTSAHTVRTFTDRVFLMRYEPQAMSGAMFAGLCFFCICAFFLGIVSYVSTFVAQYNGSGRHYRIGQSVWQGVYLAIFFGIIGSFAYFLAEPLFRWMGHSSETLRYEVIYFRIMCVSFIPVLVGQAFACFHIGRGKTKTVMYVNILTCAVNIILDYILIFGNFGAPELGIHGAGYATVASIAAGTLVYAGSFIRKKNQSRYGAVSGYPFLWPLTKRILRYGLPNGVNFMLDIAAFTSFLGFVGRYGEDIHTAASLVFSVNMIAFMPVIGLGMAVSVITGKYLGMNKPGLAVRNAWIAYSMALAYFICTGLMYVFAGKVLITPFTGEMAEGQVNALMSLAYPLMCFIAAFSIADAGAIIFSNVLKGAGDTRFVMTITITLSWLLMVLPSYVSVKLSLPYFVPWIGLTVYIYMLNFAFLVRFLKGRWKKMRVIEMEAVEDIGDKCELPPAKI; encoded by the coding sequence ATGAATAACTTACTCAAGAAAGCAGAGATAAAGGCATCAGCGGCAGAGGTGCTCGCAGTAGCAATACCGCTTATAATAAGCACAAGCGCCCATACTGTGCGAACCTTCACAGACAGGGTGTTTCTGATGCGTTATGAACCTCAGGCAATGAGCGGAGCTATGTTTGCGGGGCTGTGCTTTTTCTGTATTTGCGCATTTTTCCTCGGGATTGTTTCATACGTAAGCACATTTGTAGCTCAGTATAACGGTTCGGGCCGGCACTACCGAATCGGTCAGTCTGTCTGGCAGGGCGTTTATCTTGCCATTTTCTTCGGCATTATAGGCAGTTTTGCGTATTTTCTTGCTGAACCGCTTTTCAGGTGGATGGGGCACAGCAGTGAAACACTTCGGTATGAGGTGATATACTTCCGGATAATGTGCGTTTCCTTTATTCCTGTGCTGGTGGGGCAGGCATTTGCCTGTTTCCATATAGGCAGAGGGAAAACTAAAACCGTAATGTATGTAAACATACTCACCTGTGCGGTTAATATAATTCTTGATTACATCCTGATATTCGGAAATTTCGGTGCCCCAGAGCTGGGCATACACGGGGCGGGGTATGCAACTGTCGCAAGTATTGCAGCAGGTACGCTTGTTTATGCGGGAAGTTTCATCCGAAAGAAGAACCAGAGCCGGTATGGAGCAGTAAGCGGATATCCGTTCCTCTGGCCTCTAACCAAACGGATTCTCCGATACGGCCTGCCTAACGGGGTGAATTTTATGCTGGATATAGCTGCTTTTACGAGCTTTCTGGGCTTTGTAGGCCGGTACGGCGAGGACATACATACAGCGGCTTCCCTTGTTTTCAGCGTTAATATGATAGCTTTTATGCCTGTTATAGGTCTCGGGATGGCGGTAAGCGTTATTACGGGCAAATATCTCGGTATGAACAAGCCCGGGCTGGCCGTGAGAAACGCATGGATAGCTTATTCAATGGCCCTTGCCTACTTTATATGCACAGGCCTGATGTATGTATTCGCTGGCAAAGTGCTTATAACCCCATTCACAGGCGAGATGGCCGAGGGGCAGGTGAATGCTTTGATGTCTCTTGCCTATCCTCTGATGTGTTTTATAGCTGCATTTTCGATAGCAGATGCGGGAGCGATTATATTTTCCAACGTACTCAAGGGTGCGGGAGATACGAGGTTCGTGATGACAATAACCATCACACTCTCATGGCTGCTGATGGTTCTCCCGTCATACGTCTCAGTAAAGCTCTCGCTTCCATATTTTGTGCCTTGGATTGGTTTGACAGTTTACATCTACATGTTAAACTTTGCATTTCTGGTTAGATTCCTGAAGGGCAGGTGGAAAAAGATGAGAGTTATAGAAATGGAAGCGGTGGAAGATATCGGGGATAAGTGCGAGCTGCCTCCTGCGAAGATTTAA